Proteins from one Paraburkholderia sp. BL10I2N1 genomic window:
- a CDS encoding hemin uptake protein HemP, protein MTDLSRTSTLSLRRNATAALTSRPKPAVPARDLERSSSQPEASERVVTSDSLLQGRSHISIAHNGETYQLRATRLGKLILTK, encoded by the coding sequence ATGACCGACCTCTCTCGCACTTCCACGCTCAGCCTGCGCCGAAATGCAACGGCCGCGCTGACCAGCCGTCCGAAGCCAGCCGTGCCCGCACGCGATCTCGAACGCAGCAGCAGCCAGCCGGAAGCCAGCGAGCGTGTCGTGACCAGCGATTCGCTGCTGCAGGGACGCAGCCATATCAGCATCGCGCATAACGGCGAGACGTATCAGCTTCGCGCGACCCGTCTGGGCAAGCTGATCCTCACCAAGTAA
- a CDS encoding heme-binding protein has protein sequence MRNKPALTDEDVKKMAAAAEAHALGNQWNVTVAIFDEGGHLLHLHRMDNVAPSTVEMAIGKGRTAVLGRRESKVYEDIVKQGRTAFLSAPLVAMVEGGVPIVVDGEVIGSIGVSGVKSEQDAAVARAGIGALGIS, from the coding sequence GTGAGAAACAAACCTGCACTGACCGACGAAGACGTCAAGAAAATGGCCGCCGCTGCCGAAGCGCACGCGCTCGGCAATCAATGGAATGTGACCGTCGCCATTTTCGACGAAGGCGGGCATCTGCTGCATCTTCACCGGATGGATAACGTCGCGCCCAGCACGGTAGAGATGGCGATCGGCAAGGGCCGCACGGCTGTACTTGGCCGCCGCGAAAGCAAGGTCTACGAGGACATTGTCAAGCAGGGCCGTACCGCGTTCCTGAGTGCCCCGCTCGTCGCAATGGTGGAGGGCGGTGTGCCGATCGTCGTCGACGGCGAGGTGATCGGCTCGATCGGCGTATCCGGCGTGAAGTCCGAACAGGATGCTGCGGTCGCCCGTGCAGGGATTGGTGCGCTAGGAATCAGCTGA